GAATCTCCAAGTTCGTATTTTTCTTTATCAGTTTTAATCGAAGCCTTCATTTGAAGTAAGTCTGGAGTATTTTGACTTACAACTTGATACTCTAAAAACTTAAATGCATTTTGGTACTGTGCATCTAGTAATTCCACTTTTACGCTATATTTTCCTAAAGTAGTTCTATCATTCGTACCAATTTTTAATATATGTCTCCCATTTTTATCTGTTTGTCTGTTGTAAGATACAGTTCTTCCAAACGGATCTTGTAAAGTGTATTTTATATTTCTATTAGCTAAATGCTCTCCAGTATCTTGATCTTTTAATTCTACGTTTATTTGAACGACATCTTTTCTTTTTACTGTTGTGTTAGGAGAAGTTATCTTAATGTTTGCCTTTTGATTAGTCTTCAATTCTACATTAGGATCCACATTTTTGTCTTCAATTTTAAAATTTTGTTTTGATAATATAGCTTGAAGATTGTTAAAATCTTTTTGAGTTATTAGATTTACAACTCTTCCTTCTTCGTTTAACACCAATATTTTTTCATCTTGACCTAATGACAATTTTTGATTCCTTATATTATTGTCTTTGTCTATAAAACTTTTTGATATCAATCTTCTAAGATTTTGTTGTTCCAGGTATGATTTATCATTTTCAGATGTTATTCTAACAAAATTGTATGTGTCATTTGATTTGTTAGCAAAATTTTTCAAATCAGTTTCTTTGTTTGAGAATAGTACAACACTTGGTTTCTTCAAATCAACTACATCATTTAGAATTTTTGTTTTATCGTTCAAATCGTTCATCGAATAACCTAGGATATTTTTACCATAAATATTTTTCAATATTTCTTTGTTATCTATATCATTTTTCAAATGAGCAAAATAAGAGGATTTATCAGCATCATCATAATTTATAAAATTATCATTTACATCTTTATTTAAGATATCAAATTTTGTGAATGAGTAATCCTTGAAATATCCATCTTTATTAACTTCAGCTAAAATTTTGTAAGTTCCCGGATATATGTTTTCTGGAAGCTTAACTTTTAGTTTTTCTTGGCCAATGTTATTTGTTTTGATTTCACCATATTGGATTTCTGTTCCTGCTAAATCAAATATTTTGTAGCTTACATTTGCTTGTGAAATGTAATTATGATTTGAATCAGTAGTTTTAATGTTAAATGTTATCTCATTTTTGAAATTGTATACTGATTTATCTCGAATTACATCTAATCTAAGACTTTTATTATAATCTTTATTTTCTATTCCTGAGATTTCAATATATTTTTGCATACCTTCTTTAATATAGGCTACAGATTTGAATCCCTTGTCCTTTAATTGTTTTATTTTTGGTTCTGATTCCACATTACTTACTACAAATAAGTTTGTAGTTTTGTCCAAATTATTCATAAAATCATCAAAGTCTTTATCGTTCAAATCCATATTAAATGAATTATCAATATGTGATTTATCAAAATTTGCTTTAGATCTAACATCTAATACAAAAGGTTTTTTAGTTTTCAAATAATCTGTAACATCAGTAGCATTTTTTGCTTCAAAGAAAGCATTATTTGTCTTAGGAATTTGATTTGAGAGTGCATAAATTACATATCTCTTTGATGTTTTTTCGTAATTATCCTTTGATAACTCAAAGTATAATTCGTATTTTCCTGGAGTTTTTGCATCTACATCATAGTTTATATTTCCTTTGTCATCTGTTTTAATAATTGATTCTTTCTTTGAATTTGGAGATATTTCTCTAACTTTGACATCCAAATTAGATAAATCATTTCCATTTTCATCCTTTAAGTTTAACTTTACTACCGCTTTTTTACTTGCTTCGTAAATTTTTTTGTCTGACACTATAGTTGTACTGAACTTTTTAAGTTTTGGTCTTTCAACTGCAATGAAACTTATTGATTCAGATAATGATTTATAATTTGATTTTTGTGCTTTCAAAGTTATATCGTACTTACCTGGGGTAAGTTTTAGTTTGTATATCCACTTTCCGATTGATTTGTCATCTGATGTAGTTCTATCTATTATGACTTTACCATCTGGAGTTTTTAAGGAAATATTAACTTCCGCATTATTGACATTATTTCCGAACTCATCTATCGTTTTGAAACTAATTTCAGGAATTTCATCTACAAAATACTGGTCTTTTTTATTCTTAGCATTAACTGAAATTCCTTTATACTCATCGTCATCTTCTCCGAATTTAATTTTATAATTTGCTGAGGATGATGGATAATTATAGTAATCCGCATCCGCAGTAGCTTTTATCAAATATTCTCCTTTTGAAGTGTAAGCTTTTGGTGTCATATATATGAATACATAACCTTGATAATCGCTCATTTTCCTAATTTTTGTTTCTTGTTGATTAGGATCCAATATACTTATATCAACAGATGAATTTCTCATTGGATTATTATTTTGGTCTTTGATTTGAATTTTAATATATGCAGATTCATTTAGTTTGTAGACTTTTTTTGCTGAATCAAAAGAAATATTCATGTATTTTCCATCTTTTTTAGCAAAGAAAGAATCTTTTTGTTCTACATCGTAGTACCCTTCTTTGTATGCAACGGCTTCTATTTTATAAGTCCCCATTACATTTCTTTCTGATAAATTCATCGAGAAGTTAGCTTTCCCATCTTTATCTGTTTTTAAATTAACATCATATGATTTTTGATTAGGATCAGTTATTGTCAGTCTAATATTTGCATCAGAAATTGGTTTATTTTCGTTATTGACTACAAAATCTACATTTACAGGTTCCGTTTTAACCATGAAAGTTTTTTGTGATAACTTCATTTGTAAATCCAGATTTTTCATTTCTGCTGTATTTCTATCTACATTTACATCAAGTGTTTCAGTGAAATTATCGAACCCGCTTAAACTAGCGTCTACTTTTATTTTATATACTCCCTCTTCGTTGAATATTTCTTTTTCCAAATCAAATACAGCTTGACCTTGTTTATCTGTGTAAAGTGATTTAGTGTATTCTTTTTGAGATGGAGATGTTATAGTAGCTATTACTTTTGCATATCTTTTAATTTCGTTGTATTTATTAGTAACTGTAGATACTAATTTTACTTGAGTATTTGGTTTGATTTTGTCCTTATCTAGTTCATTGTCAACAAAAAGTGGATTTTCAACTGTTGGAACAAAATCTTTACTTTCTACGTTAAAAGTATTAATTCCGATTAATTTGTTTTTGTAGTAAATATTTACTTTGTATTTACCGATAGCGGCATTATTTGCTAGTCTAACATTAAAATTAGATTCCCCAGTAAGATTTGTTTTTAAATTATACTTGAAGTTTTGATTATGAGATGTAATTATTTCACATTCAATATCTTTATTTACAATTTGATTTTCAGATTGATCCTTAAGTGCTATGTTAATAGCTACTTGTTCCCCTTGAAGATATGTTTGTTTGTCTGAAGATATATTAGCCTTGAATTGTGCATTAGATTCATCAACTCTGATTCTCATTGTATCAAAAACTTTATAGGAATGTTTTGATTTCGCAGTGATAATACATTCTCCATATCCAACAGCTTTAACTTTTCCAGTACTATCAATGTCGCAAACTGTCTTATCAGAACTTTCCCATTTCAAGTCTTCAGTCTTTGCAGTATTAGGTAATAAATCTATTCCTAATGTTACTGTTTCACCTATTTTTAGAAGTTTTTCTTTTTCTTTGAATTTGATGCTTTCTATCTTAGTTTCATTTTCATCATTTTCATTGATATGTTCTCCATCAATCGTAAATGCTTTTAATGAAACATTGGCATTTTTTATTTGGTCTGTCAAATCTGTCCACTTTTCACCATCTTTACTTACAAAAGATTGCCCAGCTTCTGCTGTAGTTTTTGAAGAAAATCCTTTTATTGGTCTTTCAATTGGAATTGGATACTTATACCCTGGAGTTTTCATTCTTACAATTACAGCGAATTTTGAACCTTTTGAAATAAGCGTGTCTTCAACTTTAACTTTTTCATAACCTGCAAATTGCATCTTACCTTGTTTAACGCTGTTTTTTTGTGAAAGTCCACCGTTTTTATCTACATTTGTATTAACAAACACTTCGTATTCAGCATCATTTGCAGAAGTCCACAATCCTACACTTGAAAGATATGTGTCTTCTTCCACTGGACCAAACACATTCGCATAATACGATTCTTCTCCAAGTCCAACTTGACTTGTCATTCCCAATTTATCGTATTGCCAGATTTTTTCATTTTCATTCAAATCTTTTAAAATATATTGAGAGTTTTGTGTTCCTATGTTTTTGTCGTAGTATGATACATAATAATATCCGCCTTGAGTTCCCCAACCAGTTCCCCAAGAATTTTTACAAATCCATGCTCCATCTCCTTGAGGTGTAGTCTTAAAATTCTTTTTGCTATAATTATCATCCCATCCTACAATTGTTACAGCGTGATTTGGAACTTGACCACCAGAATAGTAATGGGCCATGGTTTTTTTGTTAAGATATTCATCTCCACCCATAACCGCTGAGTACACTCCACCGTATTTTGTTATCATAGATTTAATTAAATTATTATCGTTAGAATCTCTTCTATCTGGCAAAAATATTGCTTGTGTCAATTCCTTTGCTATTGGCAAGTTTTCAGGGGAATCTGATCCGTAGATATCATAAGGATCATCTTTTTCTAGAACAGGGCCAGACCTCCTAGCCAAATATGCAGAAGAAACTGTTCTAGTTCCACCATCGCTTGGACCCCAGTCAAAACCGTGAGTATTTCTCATGTGTTTTTCAGAAAAATCCATTCTTTCATCTGGCATTAGAATCGATTCAGCAGATCCAAAAGTTGCAAAAGCCCAACAAGATCCATTAGGACCTTGATCCTTAACGCTTGTCACTTTTCCTATATCTCTCAAATCAAATTTTGATTGATTAACATCACTTAAACTTCTAAAAAAGAAAGTGCTTGGAAATTTTCTTTTACTAGTCTTGTTATCGATAGAAGAATAATTCGTATGGATTTTATAAGGATCTTGTTTTAATTTTTTTGAATTATCATTAAAATTAGCATTTTCTATGCTTTTTTCGTATAAATTAATTCCTCTATTACTTGAATCTTTTTGTTTGAACTCTACAATATCTTTGTTTGATTTCTCTATTTGTTTTTCAGCTGATATAGGATTAATCGGAAGAATTAATGCTATTGATAGCACAACTGAAAATATTTTTAATTTTTTGCTCATAATTTGCTCCTTTATCTGTGAATAAATCTTCTTACACCCTAAAAAAATATTTTTAGATTTGTAAGAAGATTTACTACATTAAGTTTAGCTTATAAGGGCAAACCAAAAGATTTGCCCCATATAACTAATTAAAATCAAAAATCAAATATCCATCATTAGATGTTTTATTTGAATCTGAATTGTCATCTCCAAAATCTGGATTAATAACTTCTTCAGAAGCTCTTAATTTTTCTCTGTTGTTTTTGTATGTTTCATAAGAACCATATTCTAATTTATTGTCATCATGACCATAACCAACAATGATTTCTTCTGAATCTTTTGGTTTGAAGCCATCTGGTAAGAAGTCAAATGATGGATTATTCAACCAAATAATTTTAGCAATTCTAGCAGGATCAGGTAGTTCAGATTGTACATTGAATTCTGACCAAGGAATTGTTTCTCCTTCACGAAGTGCTAAAATAGATTCAAATTCTTTAGGATATTTTGCTCTTAATTCATTAACATAATCTCTTAAGATGTAAACACCTTCAGCTGCTCTCGAATAAGAAACGTCTCTTGCTCTTCTAACATCTTGTGCTTTTCTTAATTCTTTATCGAATTTAGTTCTATCTTCAGCTGTAAGATATCTGTTAGCTTTATTTTTAATATTTCTAATTTCGTTTAATTGTTTATCAATTGTTCCACTTAACCATTTTGGACTAGCATATACATCACGTTCTAGTAATGCTTGGCTACAAGCTGATTTAAGTCTAGCATCTAACTCTATTAGGTTTTTTACTTGAATTTGAGTTCTTGATGCTTTAGTAATATCAGCAATTTCTTTTGAAAGTGAATTTCTTACAAATTCTCTTTTACCTTTAACTCCAACTTCTGTCAAATCATCTCTGTAGTAGTTGTTAAGAAGTTTTCTAGCGTCAGCTAAGCTTTTATTGAAAACTCTCTTTAAATAGATTGTAGCAAAATCATCAGCAGTTAAATCAGGGAATTGTTTTAATTCATCCATAACACTTGAAATTTTTTCGCAAGCTTTTTCAATATCTTCTACTGAATTAAAAGGGTTGAAAGCTGTTACTAATGCTACAAATACTTCTCCAGCTGCTCTACTGTGAGCTTCTTGAACTTTATATAGAAGTTCTGTAGAACATCTGTGAATAAATATTCCTGTTAAACCTAAAAGTTTAATTCTAGGAGCTATTGAGTCTAAATCATATATTGTTTGTTCGTTAAATTTTTGAGCTACAGGTGGAATATTAAAACTTCTGTCTTCAGCTAGTGTCATAATATCTTCTTGATAAGCTTTCATTAGAGGAACATTTTTAACTTTATTTTCTTCTAAAATTGTTGCTCCTTTTAACATTTCATTTTGTGAAAGCTGCGGAATCATTTCTTGATATTCTTCCATTAAACTACGATCATTTTGTTCATTGGCACTTGCAATTACTGGTGCTGCTACATTAAATACCATTAACATAGCCAACATAATTGATAAAAATTTCTTTTTCATATTATCCTCCAAAATATTTAATGGTTATTATATTTCCGGGTCTGTAAAATCAGGATAAATAAGATCCGAATTAATGCCATCCATACTTGTTGTAACTACTTCATCTTGTAATGAAGACCTAGCAGCTACATAGTTGTTATAATTTCCATATTGAGCTTTTTGTCCACCAAACCCAATAATAATGTTTGAACTTTGGGATTTCATGCCCGCTGGAACTTTGTCAAAAGTAGGTGAAACTATCCATTGTATGCTAGCTATTTGATATGGTTCAACATAAGATGATGGAATAAGCAAGCCATGAACTTCAAAATCTTCCTTCTTTAAAGATCGTGAATATTTATCTAACAGCTTACTATTAAAATCCCATAAATCGTATATAGCATTTGCTATCGAATCATATCTAGGATTTTTTTCTACTTTTTTATCTACAACTTTTTTTATTAGATTTTGCCACATATCAAAATCTTCCTTATCTATAACAGATCTGTATTTTGATTTCAAAACATTTTGTCTTCTAATCTCACCTAAAACAGTCTCATTTAACCATCCAGGATTTGCTAATACTTCCTTGGAAAGATATGCCGATGACGCTGCAGATTTTAATCTTGCATCTAGTTCGACCAACTGTCCAAATGTTATTTTTTTACCTACTTCTTTGTTAATTTCATTAACTTCAGTCCTAAAAATACTTTGTATAAATTCTTCCTTGCCCTTTGAACCGTAATTACCTTTATCAAAGTAATTATTTGATGATTTTCTTGCTTCTGAAATATTTTTGTACATCAACCTTTTTACATAAACTGTTGCTTGATCGCTTGACGTCAAATCTCTCATACTTATAATCTTTTCAAAGTTTTTATCCAATTTATCTATTGCTGCTAATACATCTTTTTTGCCATTAAATGGATTAATCGCTACCATAACAGACTCAAAAGCAACTTGAGCTGCCAAGTTATGAGCTTCTTGGATTTTATAAATGTATTCTGTTGTCATTAAGTTAATAAATCTATTTACTTTTCTTAACAACTGAATTCTAGCTCCAATAGAACCAATATAGAAAAACTGTTGAGGATTGTAATTGTTTACACCTGCAGGTAAATTTATACATCTGTCTTGTGATAGTAATGCCAAATCATCCTGAGCTTTTTTCATTAACGGAATATCATATGCTTTATTCCCTTCAATTCTCGCTCCTTTTAGAACAGAACTTTCTTTTGCTATTTCGTCTTCACTCATCATTAGATTATAATTATCATTAATATCCCTAAGTTGTGATAAATCAGATAATTCATACTCTTCAATTTTGATTTCACTATCCGCATATGATTTATTAAAAAATTCTTGCGGAATCGAAGTCAATAAAAACGATAACACTAAAATTGCAGAAAACAACCTGTACTTACTTTTCATTTTTGATTTTATAATAAACCTCCTTCTTATAAAATTGATAGGATATTTAATATTAATATAGATTCCATAATATGTGGATTATTGAAATTTATATCATTTTTTCAAAACGCTTACACTTTATTCTAGTAAACCCTATTGATATAATAGTGTTTTTTAGTATTATTTTGTTCAGTTTTATGTTTTTATATTATATATCTCTATCTATTTTTTAAGTTATCATACTATTTGAAATTTGTCAATTAAAATATTATTTTTTAATATATGTATATTCTTTTTAGAAGTAGAACATTGTTCAATATTTAAGTTTTGAAATATTTTTTCAATTAATTATTTTATTTTCTAAATATATTCTTAAAATTTGCAATAAAAAAGCCCTCACCTAAGTGAGAGCTAAATAGTCTTAGTATATTAATTATTCTATAATTTTAGAAACAACGCCAGCTCCTACTGTTCTTCCACCTTCTCTGATGGCAAATCTTAATCCTTCTTCGATTGCGATTGGAGTGATTAATTCGATTATGAATTTTGCGTTATCTCCTGGCATTACCATTTCTACGCCTTCTTCTAATGCGATGTTTCCTGTTACATCTGTCGTTCTGAAGTAGAATTGTGGTCTGTATCCTGAGAAGAATGGTGTGTGTCTTCCACCTTCTTCTTTTGTTAATACGTATACTTCTGCTTCAAATTTTGTGTGTGGGTGAATTGTTCCAGGTGCTGCTAATACTTGTCCTCTTTCGATGTCTTCTCTTTGTACACCTCTTAGTAATGCTCCGATGTTATCTCCTGCTTCTGCTTCGTCAAGTTGTTTTCTGAACATTTCTACACCTGTTACTACTACTGTTCTTTTTTCTGTTGTAAGTCCTACGATTTCTACGTTGTCTCCTACTTTTACTTTTCCTCTTTCTACTCTACCTGTAGCTACTGTTCCACGTCCTGTGATTGTGAAGATGTCTTCTACTGGCATTAGGAATGGGTGGTCAACGTCTCTTACTGGAGCTGGGATCCATTCGTCTACTTCTTCCATCAATTTCATGATTTTGTCTCCCCATTCTCCGTCTGGATCTTCTAATGCTTTTAATGCTGATCCTACTACGATTGGTGTGTTGTCTCCATCGTATTCGTATTCGTTTAATAATTCACGTACTTCCATTTCAACTAATTCGATTAGTTCTGGGTCGTCTACTTGGTCTTCTTTGTTTAAGAATACTGCGATTTTTGGTACGCCTACTTGTCTTGCTAACAAGATGTGTTCTCTTGTTTGTGGCATTGGACCGTCTGCTGCACTTACTACTAGGATTGCTCCGTCCATTTGTGCTGCTCCTGTGATCATGTTTTTAACGTAGTCAGCGTGACCTGGACAGTCTACGTGTGCGTAGTGTCTTTTTTCTGTTTCGTATTCTACGTGAGAAGTGTTGATTGTGATTCCTCTTTCTCTTTCTTCTGGTGCTTTATCGATGTTAGCGTAGTCTACGAATTCTCCTGAGCCCATTCTCTTGTTTAATACAAGTGTTACGGCTGCTGTTAGAGTTGTTTTACCGTGGTCAACGTGACCTATTGTACCAATGTTAACATGTGGTTTTGTTCTTTCAAATTTAGCTTTACTCATTTATATAAGCCTCCTATTTATTATTCTTTTTTCCTATAACTTCTTCTGATATTGAGTTAGGAACTTGTTCATAATGATCGAATTGCATTGAATATGTTGCACGACCTTGTGTTTTTGATCTTAAGTCTGTTGCATATCCAAACATTTCTGCCAATGGAATAAACGCATCTAATACGTGTACACCATTTTTAGGATTCATACCGTCAATCTTACCTCTTCTTGATGAAACGTCTCCCATTACATCTCCCAAGTATTCATCTGGAGTTGTGATTTCAACTTTCATCGCTGGTTCCAATAAGATTGGTTTTGCTTTAGCAACTGCTGCTCTGAAGCCCATAGAACCGGCAATTTTGTATGCCATTTCTGATGAGTCGACATCATGGTAAGAACCATCTAAAAGAGTAATCTTCATATCAAGCATTGGATATCCACCTAAGATACCTGTTTGAGCTGCTTCTTCAGCACCTGCTTGAACTGATGGAATGTATTCTTTTGGAATAGCACCACCGACAATTGCGTTAACAAATTCGATACCATTTGCTTCTTCTGGGTTTTCGATTGGTTCAACTCTAAGAGTACAATCACCGTATTGTCCACGTCCACCTGATTGTTTAACATATTTTCCTTGAGCTTCAGCTGCTTGAGTGATTGATTCTCTGTAAGCAACTTGTGGATTACCGATGTTAGCTTCTACTTTGAATTCACGTAAAAGTCTATCAACGATAATTTCAAGGTGAAGCTCACCCATACCAGAGATTATAGTATCGCCAGTTTCTTCGTCTGTATATGTTCTAAATGTTGGGTCTTCTTCTGCAAGTTTTGCAAGAGCAATACCCATTTTTTCTTGACTCGCTTTTGTTTTAGGTTCGATTGCTACAGAAATTACTGGATCTGGGAATTCCATATTTTCAAGGATAACTTCGCTATCCATATCACATAAAGTGTCCCCAGTTGTTGTATCTTTTAAACCGATAATAGCTACGATGTCTCCAGCGTATGCCTTATCAATTTCTTCACGCTTGTTAGCGTGCATCATTAAGATACGACCAATTCTTTCTCTCTTACCTTTTGTTGAGTTGTATACATAGCTTCCTGATTCAACTGTTCCTGAATAAATTCTTGTGAACGCAAGCTTACCAACATATGGGTCAGTTGCGATTTTGAATGCTAATGCAGCAAATGGTTCTTCATCTGATGATTTTCTCGTAGTTGGCTCATCAGTTTGAGGATCCACACCTTTGATATCTGGTACATCAGTTGGCGCTGGCATATAATCAACTATTGCGTCCAATAAAGGTTGAACACCTTTGTTCTTATATGCAGAACCACAAAGTACTGGGTTCATTGCGTTAGCAATTGTTGCAGTTCTTATAGCTCTTTTGATTTCTTCTTCAGTTAATTCTTCACCTTCAAGGTATTTTTCCATTAACTCTTCATCGTGTTCTGCTATGTTTTCTAATAATTCTGCTCTATATTTTTCAGCTACTTCTACTAAGTCACTTGGAATATCTTCAACAGTGAATTCTGTTCCTAGTTCGTTTTTGTAGATATTAGCTTTCATTGTAATAAGATCAACTACACCTACGAATTTATCTTCAGCTCCGATAGGAATTTCGATAGGTACAGCATTTGCTCTCAATCTTTCTCTAATAGTGTCAACAGACATAAAGAAATCAGCGCCTGTTGCATCCATTTTATTGATGAAGCAAATTCTTGGTACGCCATATTTATCAGCTTGTCTCCAAACAGTTTCTGATTGTGGTTCTACACCGCTTTTCGCATCGAATAAAGCAACTGAACCGTCAAGAACTCTAAGAGATCTTTCTACTTCAACTGTGAAGTCAACGTGACCCGGTGTATCGATAATATTGATTCTGTTACCTTTCCAGAAACAAGTTGTTGCTGCGGAAGTAATTGTAATACCTCTTTCTTGTTCTTGAACCATCCAGTCCATTTGAGCGGCACCGTCGTGAGTGTCCCCAATTTTATGGATTTTACCTGAATAGTATAAAATACGTTCAGTAACTGTAGTTTTACCGGCATCAATATGGGCCATTATACCAATGTTCCTTGTATCTTTTAATGAAACTTGTCTAGCCATTTTTTCTCCTTACTTACTTTCCGATAGA
This Finegoldia magna ATCC 53516 DNA region includes the following protein-coding sequences:
- a CDS encoding CAMP factor family pore-forming toxin (The term CAMP (Christie, Atkins, Munch-Petersen) factor is used for toxins encoded in group A and B Streptococcus, but expressed well enough to give a positive CAMP test only in GBS. Related toxins are found in Propionibacterium acnes and other bacterial species.), translating into MKSKYRLFSAILVLSFLLTSIPQEFFNKSYADSEIKIEEYELSDLSQLRDINDNYNLMMSEDEIAKESSVLKGARIEGNKAYDIPLMKKAQDDLALLSQDRCINLPAGVNNYNPQQFFYIGSIGARIQLLRKVNRFINLMTTEYIYKIQEAHNLAAQVAFESVMVAINPFNGKKDVLAAIDKLDKNFEKIISMRDLTSSDQATVYVKRLMYKNISEARKSSNNYFDKGNYGSKGKEEFIQSIFRTEVNEINKEVGKKITFGQLVELDARLKSAASSAYLSKEVLANPGWLNETVLGEIRRQNVLKSKYRSVIDKEDFDMWQNLIKKVVDKKVEKNPRYDSIANAIYDLWDFNSKLLDKYSRSLKKEDFEVHGLLIPSSYVEPYQIASIQWIVSPTFDKVPAGMKSQSSNIIIGFGGQKAQYGNYNNYVAARSSLQDEVVTTSMDGINSDLIYPDFTDPEI
- the tuf gene encoding elongation factor Tu; the protein is MSKAKFERTKPHVNIGTIGHVDHGKTTLTAAVTLVLNKRMGSGEFVDYANIDKAPEERERGITINTSHVEYETEKRHYAHVDCPGHADYVKNMITGAAQMDGAILVVSAADGPMPQTREHILLARQVGVPKIAVFLNKEDQVDDPELIELVEMEVRELLNEYEYDGDNTPIVVGSALKALEDPDGEWGDKIMKLMEEVDEWIPAPVRDVDHPFLMPVEDIFTITGRGTVATGRVERGKVKVGDNVEIVGLTTEKRTVVVTGVEMFRKQLDEAEAGDNIGALLRGVQREDIERGQVLAAPGTIHPHTKFEAEVYVLTKEEGGRHTPFFSGYRPQFYFRTTDVTGNIALEEGVEMVMPGDNAKFIIELITPIAIEEGLRFAIREGGRTVGAGVVSKIIE
- the fusA gene encoding elongation factor G, translating into MARQVSLKDTRNIGIMAHIDAGKTTVTERILYYSGKIHKIGDTHDGAAQMDWMVQEQERGITITSAATTCFWKGNRINIIDTPGHVDFTVEVERSLRVLDGSVALFDAKSGVEPQSETVWRQADKYGVPRICFINKMDATGADFFMSVDTIRERLRANAVPIEIPIGAEDKFVGVVDLITMKANIYKNELGTEFTVEDIPSDLVEVAEKYRAELLENIAEHDEELMEKYLEGEELTEEEIKRAIRTATIANAMNPVLCGSAYKNKGVQPLLDAIVDYMPAPTDVPDIKGVDPQTDEPTTRKSSDEEPFAALAFKIATDPYVGKLAFTRIYSGTVESGSYVYNSTKGKRERIGRILMMHANKREEIDKAYAGDIVAIIGLKDTTTGDTLCDMDSEVILENMEFPDPVISVAIEPKTKASQEKMGIALAKLAEEDPTFRTYTDEETGDTIISGMGELHLEIIVDRLLREFKVEANIGNPQVAYRESITQAAEAQGKYVKQSGGRGQYGDCTLRVEPIENPEEANGIEFVNAIVGGAIPKEYIPSVQAGAEEAAQTGILGGYPMLDMKITLLDGSYHDVDSSEMAYKIAGSMGFRAAVAKAKPILLEPAMKVEITTPDEYLGDVMGDVSSRRGKIDGMNPKNGVHVLDAFIPLAEMFGYATDLRSKTQGRATYSMQFDHYEQVPNSISEEVIGKKNNK